One window of the Babesia microti strain RI chromosome IV, complete genome genome contains the following:
- a CDS encoding T-complex protein 1 subunit epsilon (overlaps_old_locusTagID:BBM_III09955), translated as MNVAIDEYGRPFVIVREQEKKRITGLEAHKANILAAKSVCDTLRTSLGPKGMDKIIVGADNEVTVTNDGATILEKMEIEHKCAKLLVDLSKSQDAEVGDGTTGVVILAGALLTQALKFLDQGLHPLHIADGYDRACAIAIERLESIAKPINLNDKSILERAAYTSLGSKVVSSQQELFARIAVEAVLSVADLERKDVNLDLIKVEGKAGGRLEDTCIVKGIVLNKELSHSQMKKETKHAKIAILTCPFEPPKPKTKNKVEITTAEHFKNLQKCEQDYFVKMIDMVQKSGANFVICQWGFDDEANHLLAQRGIPAVRWVGGVEMELIAIATGGKIVARFENLTPDKLGEAKLIREISWSTENTQVIYIEGCKCPQALTILVRGGNQMAVEEAERCIHDAICCVRNLIRDNRVVAGGGAPEIAAAIAVEAAADEFYTVYQHAIRGFAESLLALPLALADNSGLDAYASVNKAKAKQLLEQNENIGIDCHNMCPSDMYVEGVYETLYSKIQQISLATQVVKMILKIDDVIESGEL; from the exons ATGAACGTAGCTATAGATGAATATGGACGCCCTTTTGTGATAGTTCGGGAGCAAGAAAAAAAACGAATTACTGGATTGGAGGCACATAAAGCGAATATTCTCGCTGCTAAATCTGTATGCGACACTCTCCGCACTTCTCTCGGACCAAAGGGAATGGATAAGATCATTGTTGGTGCAGATAACGAGGTTACAGTTACTAATGACGGTGCAACTATACTAGAAAAGATGGAg ATTGAACATAAATGCGCCAAACTATTAGTGGATTTATCTAAAAGCCAAGATGCGGAAGTGGGTGATGGAACAACCGGAGTTGTTATACTAGCTGGTGCCTTGTTAACCCAAGCCCTTAAGTTCCTAGACCAAGGACTACACCCTTTACATATAGCCGATGGGTACGACAGGGCGTGTGCTATTGCAATTGAAAGATTAGAGTCTATTGCCAAACCCATTAATCTCAACGATAAATCGATCTTGGAGAGAGCAGCATATACATCATTGGGATCAAAAGTCGTGTCTAGTCAGCAGGAATTGTTTGCTAGGATTGCCGTAGAAGCGGTGCTATCGGTGGCAGATTTGGAAAGGAAAGATGTCAACCTAGATTTAATAAAG GTGGAAGGTAAAGCTGGTGGGAGATTGGAAGATACCTGTATTGTCAAGGGCATTGTTCTGAACAAAGAACTGAGCCACTCCCAAATGAAGAAAGAGACAAAACATGCCAAGATTGCCATTTTAACATGTCCTTTCGAGCCCCCTAAGCCTAAAACTAAGAATAAAGTTGAGATAACAACTGCCGAACATTTTAAGAACCTGCAGAAATGTGAACAGGATTACTTTGTTAAAATGATTGATATGGTTCAAAAATCGGGAGCTAATTTT GTAATTTGCCAATGGGGATTTGATGATGAAGCAAATCACTTGCTGGCTCAAAGGGGAATTCCGGCAGTTAGATGGGTCGGTGGGGTTGAAATGGAACTAATTGCTATTGCAACTGGTGGCAAAATAGTTGCAAGATTTGAAAATCTCACTCCAGATAAGCTCGGAGAAGCAAAACTTATAAGAGAAATCTCTTGGAGTACTGAAAATACACAGGTGATTTACATAGAAG gctgTAAATGTCCACAAGCCCTAACCATTCTAGTAAGGGGGGGGAACCAAATGGCGGTGGAGGAAGCTGAAAGATGTATCCATGACGCAATTTGCTGCGTTAGAAATTTGATCCGAGATAATAGAGTTGTAGCTGGAGGAGGTGCTCCAGAAATTGCAGCAGCTATAGCAGTAGAAGCGGCTGCGGATGAA TTTTACACTGTATATCAGCATGCGATTAGAGGATTTGCCGAATCTCTGCTAGCTTTGCCATTAGCTCTAGCGGATAACAGTGGATTGGATGCTTATGCATCGGTTAACAAGGCTAAGGCAAAACAGTTACTGGaacaaaatgaaaatattggaaTCGACTGCCATAATATG tgtCCCAGTGATATGTATGTGGAGGGTGTTTACGAAACTTTGtattcaaaaatacaaCAGATTTCGTTAGCTACTCAAGttgtaaaaatgattttgaaGATTGATGATGTGATAGAGTCAGGAGAACTATAA
- a CDS encoding Eukaryotic membrane protein family (overlaps_old_locusTagID:BBM_III09970), producing MDVYNLKVDKFDGVSLSSNNDDNMLDSKQSSLSPSFSSPKSIVCRRILRDDSDLYSEFVEMSDSDLNTVLPKCQFDNYIECCGSKGVSDDPFSSLPFKSFVGDEFSECNLTDFSHMPFTDLIKDGVSKLKCSKLDSIKDEFKHAISFEKLRNNISNTNVEHGMSKLYGLSEFFNCQPSIPERIGAVRFFVIILSFLMFSRIDTSRVYHYIRGQPFIKLYVIFNMLEMFERLCRTLGRDLFDLLSKSMLQCLETSNSKKQRDSNKLSKQTISYYFSKDNHSDANFNLDEVESATESDTYKWVRFGLIFFLVTLHSLIHTFMHLIRVMSLNIAINSSEAVMFLLLVTNNFSELKSSVFKKYSNVSLFMIAASDSVERFHFFSDAFLVFLKMSTSYNRLKL from the exons ATGGAtgtgtataatttaaaagttgataaatttgatggtGTTTCGCTGAGCTcaaataatgatgataacaTGCTGGACTCAAAACAATCATCATTATCTCCCTCATTTTCATCACCAAAATCCATTGTATGTAGACGAATCTTGCGAGATGACAGTGATTTATATTCCGAGTTCGTTGAAATGTCTGATTCGGATCTAAATACTGTGTTACCTAAATGTCagtttgataattatatcgAATGCTGTGGCAGTAAAGGTGTAAGTGACGACCCCTTCTCGTCACTACCTTTTAAATCTTTCGTTGGTGATGAATTTTCGGAATGTAATTTAACCGATTTCTCTCACATGCCTTTTACAGATTTGATAAAGGATGGCGTCagtaaattaaaatgttcaaAATTGGATTCTATTAAAGATGAATTTAAGCATGCTATttcatttgaaaaattaagAAACAATATTTCAAACACAAATGTGGAACATGGCATGTCGAAGTTATATGGTTTATCtgaatttttcaattgtcAACCATCCATCCCTGAACGTATTGGTGCAGTGCGATTCTTcgtaataattttatcatttctaatGTTTTCGAGAATAGATACATCAAGAGTATATCATTACATTCGTGGGCAGCCATTCATCAAACTATACGTCATTTTCAACATGTTAGAGATGTTTGAGAGGCTATGTAGAACACTGGGTAGAGATTTATTTGATCTCCTATCAAAATCTATGCTGCAGTGTTTGGAAACTAGCAATAGCAAGAAGCAACGTGACTCAAATAAATTGTCCAAACAAACTATTAGTTACTATTTCAGTAAAGACAATCACTCAGATGCTAATTTTAATCTTGATGAAGTAGAAAGCGCGACTGAAAGTGATACCTATAAATGGGTAAGATTTGgattgatatttttctTAGTAACATTACACTCGCTTATTCACACTTTTATGCATCTAATCAGAGTTATGAGTTTAAACATTGCAATCAACTCTTCTGAG GCTGTGATGTTTTTGCTGCTTGTTACGAATAATTTTTCCGAACTAAAATCGTCGgtttttaaaaaatattcaaacGTGTCACTATTCATGATTGCAGCATCGGATTCTGTGGAAAGGTTTCACTTTTTTAGTGATGCTTTTCTCGTTTTCCTTAAAATGTCCACTAGTTATAATAGACTTAAGTTGTGA
- a CDS encoding vesicle transport protein SEC22 (overlaps_old_locusTagID:BBM_III09965) gives MCDATFICRSGDGFPLVESWDDSIKSRYGGKSTNEIKITARIICRNLDVSNKKCSVYEGDLTYHYFVDGGICYMTVCLTSYPKKMAFVYLGELSNAFKEEIRIHFGTTGVDYQSAIETMDRPYAFIKFDRMIHKIKQNFQDPTSVKALNKINENLTQVTDIMKKNITDIINRGETLQDMGRTARGLVEESMKFERESKLLNAKGMERFIVTGLTLVLIYITLRILF, from the exons ATGTGTGACGCCACGTTTATTTGCCGATCTGGTGACGGATTTCCCCTGGTTGAGTCTTGGGACGACTCTATCAAAAGTAGATACGGGGGAAAGAGCACAAATGAGATTAAAATAACTGCCAGGATTATTTGTAGAAACTTAGACGTGTCAAATAAAAAGTGTTCAGTTTATGAGGGAGATTTAACTTATCA ttattttgtAGATGGCGGTATTTGTTATATGACTGTTTGCCTAACTAGCTACCCCAAAAAAATGGCCTTTGTATATTTAGGAGAACTTTCAAATGCATTTAAGGAGGAAATTAGAATTCATTTTGGCACGACTGGAGTGGATTATCAATCGGCCATTGAGACTATGGATAGACCATATGCATTTATTAAGTTTG ATCGCATgatacataaaattaaacaaaacTTCCAAGACCCAACTTCAGTAAAGGCGTTGAACAAGATCAACGAGAATTTGACCCAAGTCACCGATATAATGAAGAAAAATATCactgatattattaataggGGTGAAACTTTACAGG ACATGGGGAGGACGGCAAGGGGATTGGTCGAGGAATCTATGAAG TTTGAAAGAGAATCCAAGCTTTTAAATGCTAAAGGTATGGAACGGTTCATTGTCACCGGCCTTACTCTTGTCCTAATATACATCACTTTACGCATCCTATTTTAG
- a CDS encoding Ubiquitin-conjugating enzyme (overlaps_old_locusTagID:BBM_III09950), with translation MSTFARRRIVQDLARVMKEPPHGIIATPFSDNIMICHAVISGPIDTYWEAGNFQLIIKFTEQYPTEPPVIQFLSKMFHPNIYPDGNICLDILQKKWSAMFDVASALTSIQSLLADPNPESPANTEAARFFKENLAYYNKLVLQCVEDSWCVSNLKIGPKWFR, from the exons ATGTCTACATTTGCTAGGAGAAGAATAGTACAAGATTTAGCCAGGGTCATGAAGGAACCCCCGCATGGTATCATAGCCACCCCTTTTTCCGATAATATCATGATTTGCCATGCTGTAATTAGTGGACCGATTGATACATACTGGGAGGCTGGCAATTTTCAACttataatcaaattcacGGAACAATACCCAACGGAGCCTCCagtaatacaatttttatccaaaatgTTTCACCCCAATA taTACCCTGATGGTAATATATGCCtagatattttacaaaaaaaatgGAGTGCTATGTTTGACGTGGCATCGGCACTTACGTCAATTCAA TCGTTATTGGCGGACCCTAACCCGGAGTCCCCCGCTAATACTGAGGCGGCAAGGTTTTTTAAGGAAAATTTGGCATATTACAATAAACTAGTTCTTCAATGCGTGGAAGACAGTTGGTGCGTTAGCAATCTTAAAATTGGCCCCAAATGGTTCCgatga
- a CDS encoding 2'5'-phosphodiesterase 12 (overlaps_old_locusTagID:BBM_III09945) produces the protein MLSLLLFIPSITSQFRHFPPKRYVKLRIVPKYDCMYKNIYLLSKTIDYTTIGSPFRMYSTKMDAGTTSVASIPPGDNIITINLNYNGNVIILNRSKSELLRNTLNRLHISILKTLDKGKSGNNKLKISLSDISLLDDNCNQIDMDTPIVDALLSAKYFSIISSKIPIVVTEPFLKNLKLHLKPLIGSPILPNFELESWAQIDDLEFEWLNQKNGDTTSIVHKSDHPTFNVSNGLTGELAVKIYKKGSAVGYTTNYLPINKFDYIPWQCERIAKLGIKDPKNVRVISFNILAPIYLTSYESISTFFPYCDPEALSVSHRIPLILRELTLLQPDIACLQEVSQNVYTDYLKKGLKGYDGWFKVKSGNVYEGCACLYNKDRFVLIEKLDLNFNSLMRTHYYSSMAKQILKGWPDISFDNYHTIYQIGLLREKCNNGKWVIVGNSHFFYHPHAKHIRFIQALVFISQLEIFEELTIDKYKISESSLKMFVCGDLNSKPEESVYELFTKGFAPSDHPDICIRKYKINPSHSNLPLHFGPPIDLSSSVQTADGITIPSETTYPMGKLEPNIISTRKSTFSSVYKGIGTEGSGVELEFSNIVETFDGLLDYIFYKNSKFVKALEGISKSEGRKDRGLPSLVYPSDHISIGADFDIDN, from the coding sequence ATGCTAAGCTTACTACTATTCATACCATCTATCACTTCTCAATTCAGACACTTTCCCCCTAAAAGATATGTAAAGTTAAGAATTGTACCAAAATACGACTGtatgtataaaaatatttatttgttatcCAAAACAATCGACTATACTACAATTGGATCCCCATTCCGCATGTATTCAACCAAAATGGACGCAGGTACAACTTCTGTTGCTTCAATTCCACCGGgagataatattataacaatcaATCTGAATTACAATGGCAATGTAATCATTCTCAATCGGTCTAAGTCTGAGCTTTTACGCAATACCTTAAACAGACTTCATATATCTATACTTAAAACACTTGATAAAGGCAAGAGTGGAAACAATAAGTTGAAAATATCTCTTTCagatatttcattattagaTGACAATTGTAATCAAATTGATATGGATACCCCAATTGTTGATGCCCTTTTATctgcaaaatatttttccaTAATATCATCTAAAATACCGATAGTTGTTACAGAGCCATTtcttaaaaatttaaaattacatcTAAAACCATTAATTGGATCTCcaattttaccaaattttgaattagAATCGTGGGCACAAATAGATGATTTAGAATTCGAATGGTTGAACCAAAAAAATGGCGATACAACATCGATTGTTCATAAATCTGACCATCCTACATTTAATGTAAGTAATGGATTGACTGGCGAATTGGCAGTAAAGATTTATAAAAAAGGAAGTGCTGTGGGTTATACTACGAATTACTTACCTATAAATAAATTCGATTACATCCCCTGGCAATGTGAAAGGATAGCAAAATTGGGAATTAAGGATCCAAAGAATGTAAGAGtgatatcatttaatattcTTGCaccaatatatttaacatctTACGAATCAATTTCAACGTTCTTCCCTTACTGTGACCCAGAAGCCCTTAGCGTATCGCATAGAATTCCACTGATTTTAAGAGAACTCACTCTTTTACAACCTGATATCGCGTGCTTGCAAGAAGTTTCGCAGAACGTGTATACGGATTATCTCAAGAAAGGATTGAAGGGATATGATGGATGGTTTAAAGTTAAGTCAGGGAATGTTTATGAGGGCTGTGCTTGTTTATACAATAAAGATAGATTTGTACTGATAGAAAAACTCGATTTAAACTTTAACTCTCTTATGAGAACACATTATTATTCTTCCATGGCTAAGCAGATACTTAAAGGCTGGCCCGATATATCATTTGACAACTACCACACGATATACCAAATAGGACTATTGCGTGAAAAATGCAATAATGGCAAATGGGTTATTGTTGGTAATTCGCACTTCTTTTATCACCCCCATGCAAAGCATATCCGATTCATTCAAGCATTAGTGTTCATTTCACAACTGGAAATTTTTGAGGAACTGactattgataaatataaaatatcagaATCATCACTAAAGATGTTTGTCTGTGGAGATTTAAACTCGAAGCCTGAGGAATCAGTTTATGAATTGTTCACAAAAGGATTCGCGCCTAGTGACCATCCTGATATATGCAttagaaaatataaaattaatccGTCACATTCCAATCTACCATTACATTTCGGCCCGCCTATCGACTTATCATCCAGCGTACAGACAGCTGATGGAATTACAATTCCGTCAGAAACGACGTATCCAATGGGCAAGTTGGAACccaatataatatcaacaCGTAAATCAACATTTTCAAGTGTCTACAAAGGAATTGGCACTGAGGGCAGTGGAGTAGAATTGGAATTTAGTAACATAGTTGAAACTTTTGATGGATTACTTGATTACATTTTctataaaaattcaaaatttgtaaaagCTTTGGAAGGAATTAGTAAAAGTGAAGGAAGGAAGGACAGGGGACTGCCTTCACTAGTTTATCCATCAGACCACATATCTATAGGCGCAGATTTTGACATAGacaattaa
- a CDS encoding BMN1 family (overlaps_old_locusTagID:BBM_III09975): MLLFKSILIPSFTFFLMSVSAFPGDTDGGPSGTAGLVRLVKDLNISFFSNLIYLFYKKHDGYKDYIEEKNKEKDKLENEIKIYIPESEFFINKKEIIEVFEKVPNALSKYISLVDEVYHKAYDTLEGDAAIEFEYECKKRKAGIFFQILFAPCGSLVNYLISEFGGDNTIEDIKEVFNNYRSRAIALKIKIFNRDGDYNTHFEDMANEVKGAIEEVNKIIDVLVSNIRDSGYVIDNYIISSFKSVLSIINKIAQNTNVSNVIIPGLKALTLSVFLILTIA; encoded by the exons atgttattatttaaatcgATATTAATTCCTTCTTTTACATTCTTTTTAATGAGTGTATCAGCTTTTCCTGGTGATACAGATGGCGGTCCTAGTGGAACTGCTGGCCTAGTGAGACTAGTAAAGGATTTGAATATAAGCTTCTTCAGCAACTTAATCTATTTGTTTT ATAAGAAGCATGATGGTTACAAAGACTACATTGAAGAGAAGAACAAGGAGAAGGAcaaattggaaaatgaaattaaaatatatattcctGAATCTGAATtctttattaataaaaagGAAATTATTGAGGTATTTGAAAAAGTACCCAATGCCctttccaaatatatttcattggTTGATGAAGTGTACCACAAGGCCTATGATACATTGGAGGGTGATGCTGCTATAGAATTTGAGTATGAATGTAAGAAAAGGAAGGCTGGTATCTTTTTTCAGATCTTGTTTGCACCTTGCGGTTcattagtaaattatttaatcagTGAATTCGGTGGTGACAATACCATTGAGGATATCAAGGAAGTATTCAACAATTACAGATCTAGGGCAATTGCTTTGAAGATTAAGATCTTTAACAGGGATGGCGATTATAACACTCATTTTGAGGACATGGCCAATGAAGTGAAAGGTGCAATTGAAGAagttaataaaattattgacGTCTTGGTTTCCAACATTAGAGATAGTGGTTATGTTATTgacaattatattatttcaagCTTCAAATCTGTTCTTTCCATAATCAACAAAATAGCCCAAAATACCAACGTATCTAATGTAATAATTCCAGGACTTAAGGCACTAACTCTTTCtgtttttttaatattaacTATAGCTTGA
- a CDS encoding hypothetical protein (overlaps_old_locusTagID:BBM_III09960): MSTYLRLYMVNAMFFIIVLTTLDSYCKNCIRDRSGCPLAWISIGNYCVSARGDRMSKLSSLSISSERNGTSFDSDQNWFIGGIDGRSVPVWPCNDGEAILSEMLEIETKFWNGLTHSGPVNPHNGNITSFAI; encoded by the coding sequence ATGAGCACATATTTACGATTATATATGGTTAATGCCatgttttttataattgtattgaCAACATTAGATAGCTActgcaaaaattgtatcagAGATAGAAGTGGGTGCCCACTTGCGTGGATTTCAATTGGTAATTACTGTGTTTCAGCAAGGGGCGATAGGATGTCAAAACTGAGTAGTTTATCCATAAGTAGCGAACGAAATGGCACATCATTTGATTCTGATCAGAATTGGTTTATTGGAGGTATCGATGGCAGAAGTGTGCCAGTTTGGCCCTGTAATGACGGGGAGGCCATACTATCGGAAATGTTGGAGATTGAGACTAAGTTTTGGAATGGGTTAACACACTCTGGCCCTGTAAATCCTCATAATGGAAACATAACGTCCTTTGCTATTTAA